The Dehalococcoidia bacterium genome has a window encoding:
- a CDS encoding putative addiction module antidote protein, with product MEKTKTRPWDPAEHLETEEDMAAYLNVALEDGDLSLIMATLGDIARARRMAFVAQQTGLGRESLYKSLSTDGNPEFATVLKVVSALGLRLQATTLPEGGG from the coding sequence ATGGAAAAGACGAAAACGAGACCGTGGGACCCCGCTGAGCATCTGGAGACCGAGGAGGACATGGCGGCATACCTGAACGTCGCACTGGAGGATGGTGACCTGAGTCTGATTATGGCGACCCTGGGCGATATCGCCCGTGCCCGGAGAATGGCATTTGTGGCGCAGCAGACAGGCTTGGGGAGGGAGAGCCTGTACAAGTCACTCTCCACCGATGGCAACCCGGAGTTTGCGACCGTACTCAAAGTGGTTAGCGCCCTGGGTCTTCGGCTCCAGGCCACCACCCTGCCTGAAGGTGGTGGATGA
- a CDS encoding type II toxin-antitoxin system RelE/ParE family toxin yields RLRDRQARVRIDNRIRRLSLGNPGDVRPVGVGISEIRVNYGPGYRVYYVQRGETLIVLLAGGDKDSQERDIRRALELARGL; encoded by the coding sequence GGAGGCTCCGAGACAGGCAAGCTAGGGTGCGAATAGACAACCGCATTCGCCGGCTGTCCCTCGGAAACCCCGGGGACGTAAGACCAGTAGGAGTAGGGATATCCGAGATTCGGGTCAACTATGGGCCGGGCTACCGGGTGTACTATGTCCAGCGAGGAGAGACCCTCATCGTCCTTCTAGCCGGAGGCGACAAGGATAGCCAGGAACGGGACATACGAAGGGCGCTTGAGCTGGCACGAGGACTATAG
- the eno gene encoding phosphopyruvate hydratase, whose product MTTISDIRAREVLDSRGNPTVEVNIGLSDGSWGRALVPSGASTGANEAVEIRDGDPNRFHGRGVLKAVANVHNKIAPALSGKSVMDQRAIDDLLLELDGTKNKSELGANAVLGVSLAAARAASTSSGKSLYEHFYSLHQDESGDGEPMTLPVPMFNIINGGRHAENSTDFQEFMVLPLGFDTFKRAMQAGVEVYHSLMTGLRNRALGTNVGDEGGFAPPVTTNRQAVELLIEAIERAGYTPGEHCFLALDVAASELSSRPARYTLPQRETSLSSEDLVDIYDAWISDYPIISIEDGLAEDDWNSWDMMTRRLGSRVQLVGDDIYSTNPRLIEHGIERSTSNAVLVKLNQIGTVSETLDAIRMTHEAGWGIVISHRSGETEDSSIADLAVGVGAGQIKAGAPVRGERTAKYNRLLLIEEQLGTDAKYAGPEAYEKYLPRS is encoded by the coding sequence ATGACCACAATATCTGACATACGCGCGCGTGAGGTGCTAGACTCGCGTGGGAACCCGACCGTTGAGGTCAACATCGGACTCAGCGACGGCTCCTGGGGCAGGGCGCTCGTGCCATCGGGCGCGTCGACCGGCGCGAACGAGGCCGTCGAGATCCGCGACGGCGACCCGAACCGCTTCCACGGACGCGGCGTGCTCAAGGCAGTCGCCAACGTGCACAACAAGATCGCCCCCGCGCTGTCCGGCAAGTCCGTAATGGACCAGCGCGCCATCGATGACCTGCTGCTCGAGCTCGACGGCACAAAAAACAAGAGCGAGCTCGGAGCGAACGCCGTTCTCGGGGTCTCGCTCGCCGCGGCCCGAGCCGCATCCACGAGCAGCGGAAAGTCCCTTTACGAGCACTTCTACAGCCTCCACCAGGATGAGTCAGGTGACGGCGAGCCGATGACGCTCCCGGTGCCGATGTTCAACATCATCAACGGCGGGCGTCACGCCGAGAACTCTACCGACTTCCAGGAATTTATGGTGCTTCCGCTCGGATTCGATACGTTCAAGCGCGCAATGCAGGCCGGAGTCGAGGTCTACCACTCGCTCATGACCGGGCTGCGCAACCGCGCTCTCGGCACGAACGTCGGAGACGAGGGCGGCTTCGCGCCTCCGGTGACCACCAACCGGCAGGCCGTCGAGCTGCTGATCGAGGCGATCGAGCGCGCAGGCTACACTCCCGGCGAGCACTGCTTCCTCGCCCTGGACGTCGCGGCGTCGGAGCTGAGCAGCCGTCCGGCACGCTACACGCTTCCGCAGCGAGAGACCTCGCTGAGCTCCGAGGACCTCGTCGACATCTACGACGCCTGGATCAGCGACTACCCGATCATCTCCATCGAGGACGGCCTCGCCGAGGACGACTGGAACTCATGGGACATGATGACGCGACGGCTGGGCTCGCGTGTGCAGCTCGTCGGCGACGACATCTACTCGACGAACCCCCGCCTGATCGAACACGGCATCGAGCGCAGCACGTCAAACGCGGTGCTGGTCAAGCTCAACCAGATCGGCACGGTGAGCGAGACGCTCGACGCCATCCGCATGACTCACGAGGCGGGCTGGGGCATCGTGATCAGCCACCGCTCCGGCGAAACCGAGGACTCCTCCATAGCCGACCTTGCCGTCGGCGTCGGCGCGGGCCAGATCAAGGCCGGCGCACCCGTCCGAGGCGAGCGTACAGCCAAGTACAACCGCCTGCTTCTCATCGAAGAGCAACTCGGCACCGACGCCAAGTACGCCGGCCCCGAGGCCTACGAGAAGTACCTGCCCCGCTCCTGA
- a CDS encoding glycoside hydrolase family 15 protein, translating to MYDYGLIGDMSSAALVGMDGSVDWLCLPRFDSPSVFAAILDQDIGGRFRIWPSATYATVQSYVEDTNVLETEFTTSTGVVSITDFMPIQDNDKDGKPDKYPDNPPELHRIVRCSAGSVEMRCEYEPRHDYARAVPEFRAVSTNGGGSAVEAQGGGQTMMLLASVPLHESAAGVSGSFTMSEVDSATFVMAYGPDRPANLEHYRTQDKLELTQGYWEDLVAMMNYEGLWREQVVRSFLVLHLMIYRGTGAMVAAPTTSLPETLGGSRNWDYRFSWLRDTSFAVDILYRLGDQYGADFYIQWLLEQCQLNTRRTRILYGITQESSLEEQVLEHLSGYEDSRPVRIGNGAAEHLQMDVFGEVIASIHSLLVLHGELPEEAWDLVCSLAEDVVNNWHRRDRGVWEVRGGMQHFVYSKVLCWVALDTAAYIAAAVEQRRYYRRWSQVAYDIKTELLEQGWSESKQAFRQHYASEALDASNLAIPFFGLIPSEDPRVRQNLDAIERELTDGPLVWRYLPEETDDGLDAQPEGAFTMLSFWLIGNLIYTGQMDKAFDYFNDMISRCSNHLGLFAEMFDPATERQLGNFPQAYSHIGLIHTALNLSGYIVDTPTRLIRRRDEG from the coding sequence ATGTACGACTACGGACTCATAGGCGACATGTCCTCGGCGGCACTGGTCGGTATGGACGGCTCGGTCGACTGGCTTTGCCTGCCCCGCTTCGACTCGCCGAGCGTCTTCGCTGCGATCCTGGACCAGGACATCGGCGGCAGGTTCCGCATCTGGCCCAGCGCTACATACGCTACCGTGCAGTCCTACGTCGAAGACACCAACGTCCTGGAGACCGAGTTCACCACGTCCACCGGCGTCGTTTCCATCACGGACTTCATGCCCATCCAGGACAACGACAAGGATGGCAAGCCTGACAAGTACCCTGACAACCCGCCGGAACTGCATCGCATCGTCAGGTGCTCCGCGGGCAGCGTGGAGATGCGGTGCGAATACGAGCCGCGACACGACTACGCTCGCGCCGTCCCAGAGTTCCGCGCGGTGAGCACGAACGGCGGCGGGAGCGCGGTCGAGGCGCAGGGCGGCGGGCAGACGATGATGCTGCTCGCCAGTGTCCCACTTCACGAGAGCGCTGCCGGAGTGTCCGGGTCCTTCACGATGTCCGAGGTCGACTCTGCGACCTTCGTGATGGCGTACGGTCCCGACCGGCCGGCTAACCTGGAGCACTACCGCACACAGGACAAGCTGGAGCTGACGCAGGGCTACTGGGAGGACCTCGTCGCGATGATGAACTACGAGGGGCTGTGGCGCGAACAGGTGGTGCGCTCCTTCCTCGTACTGCACCTGATGATCTATCGAGGCACAGGCGCCATGGTCGCAGCGCCGACCACGAGCCTCCCTGAGACGCTAGGCGGCTCGCGCAACTGGGACTACCGCTTCTCATGGCTGCGCGACACCAGCTTCGCCGTCGACATCCTCTACCGGCTCGGGGACCAATACGGAGCCGACTTCTACATCCAGTGGCTGCTGGAGCAGTGCCAGTTGAACACGCGCAGGACGCGCATCCTGTACGGCATTACGCAGGAGTCATCTCTCGAAGAGCAGGTCCTCGAGCACCTGAGTGGGTACGAGGACTCAAGGCCCGTGCGCATCGGCAACGGCGCCGCAGAGCACCTGCAGATGGACGTGTTCGGCGAGGTCATCGCATCCATACACTCGCTGCTGGTGCTGCACGGCGAACTCCCCGAGGAGGCGTGGGACCTGGTGTGCTCGCTGGCCGAGGACGTCGTGAACAACTGGCATAGGCGCGACCGCGGAGTGTGGGAGGTTCGCGGAGGTATGCAGCACTTCGTGTACTCCAAGGTGCTGTGCTGGGTGGCGCTGGACACCGCTGCATACATCGCCGCGGCTGTCGAGCAGCGTCGGTACTACAGGCGCTGGTCGCAGGTGGCGTACGACATCAAGACCGAGCTGCTGGAGCAGGGATGGAGCGAGTCGAAGCAGGCGTTCCGCCAGCACTACGCCAGCGAAGCGCTGGACGCCTCCAACCTGGCGATTCCATTCTTCGGTCTCATCCCGAGCGAGGACCCGCGCGTGCGGCAGAACCTCGACGCCATCGAGCGCGAGCTGACGGACGGCCCGCTGGTCTGGCGCTACCTTCCTGAGGAGACCGACGACGGGCTGGACGCTCAACCTGAGGGCGCGTTCACGATGCTGAGCTTCTGGCTGATAGGCAACCTGATCTACACCGGCCAGATGGATAAGGCCTTCGACTACTTCAATGACATGATCTCTCGGTGCTCGAACCACCTTGGACTGTTCGCCGAGATGTTCGACCCCGCAACCGAGCGACAGCTCGGCAACTTCCCACAGGCGTACTCGCACATCGGCCTCATCCACACCGCCCTGAACCTGTCCGGCTACATCGTCGACACCCCCACCCGCCTAATCCGCCGCCGCGACGAGGGCTAG
- a CDS encoding collagen-like protein: MKSVSALVLSILVVAALTLVSCGPSNDEIREIVRDEVNRIDIPAGPPGPAGPRGDRGATGIRGDIGRLGPEGPPGPQGEAGAQGPAGDPGPKGEPGDAGPRGEAGPAGARGEAGPPGEVGPRGEAGPRGLRGEPGPQGEPGPEGPPGPAGAISEVLTSLEVEELIIRVPGGVGYIIVRGGVGNKVADIRWYDSETDEIVGEIIADSKQGMRLSSKSAEGEWTRSPCAPRKSGDEECVVRHRCNSFVLCPASYAGR, translated from the coding sequence TTGAAATCAGTCAGTGCTCTTGTTCTTTCAATCCTGGTAGTAGCTGCCTTGACTCTCGTGAGCTGCGGTCCAAGTAACGATGAGATCCGGGAGATTGTCCGGGATGAGGTCAACAGGATCGACATACCGGCTGGCCCGCCTGGTCCAGCCGGCCCAAGGGGCGATAGGGGAGCGACCGGTATCAGAGGAGACATAGGCCGCCTGGGCCCTGAAGGCCCTCCAGGCCCGCAGGGAGAGGCCGGTGCTCAAGGCCCAGCAGGAGACCCAGGCCCGAAAGGTGAGCCCGGAGACGCCGGCCCTCGAGGTGAGGCAGGACCGGCAGGGGCGCGAGGCGAGGCCGGGCCGCCCGGCGAGGTCGGACCTCGAGGTGAGGCCGGTCCCAGGGGTTTGCGCGGCGAGCCAGGCCCGCAGGGAGAGCCAGGGCCGGAGGGTCCCCCAGGACCTGCGGGTGCGATCAGCGAAGTCCTGACGTCTCTGGAGGTTGAGGAACTGATCATCCGAGTTCCGGGCGGCGTCGGATACATCATTGTGCGTGGGGGTGTGGGAAACAAGGTAGCTGACATCAGGTGGTATGACTCCGAAACAGACGAGATCGTCGGGGAGATCATCGCTGACAGCAAACAGGGGATGAGGCTAAGTTCCAAGAGTGCCGAAGGCGAATGGACGAGATCACCGTGTGCCCCTAGAAAGTCTGGAGACGAAGAGTGCGTTGTCAGACACCGGTGCAATTCGTTTGTGCTGTGCCCAGCTTCATACGCCGGGCGTTGA
- a CDS encoding DUF1330 domain-containing protein, whose amino-acid sequence MKGYVIMDAEIIDTDAYSEFAEKSPAAIAAHGGRLLARTSDVDVIQGNWVPKRFVIVEFDSLEAAKGYMASVEYEALDELRRRATRANIVVFEGIDS is encoded by the coding sequence ATGAAGGGCTACGTCATCATGGACGCTGAAATCATCGATACTGACGCGTACTCTGAGTTCGCCGAGAAGTCTCCTGCGGCCATCGCGGCGCACGGCGGACGACTCCTCGCGCGCACCAGCGACGTCGATGTAATCCAGGGCAACTGGGTGCCCAAGCGCTTTGTGATCGTGGAGTTCGACAGCCTCGAAGCGGCGAAAGGATACATGGCATCCGTCGAATACGAGGCCCTTGACGAACTGCGCAGGCGGGCGACGAGGGCCAACATCGTTGTCTTCGAAGGAATCGATTCCTAG